The Zea mays cultivar B73 chromosome 7, Zm-B73-REFERENCE-NAM-5.0, whole genome shotgun sequence DNA segment TAGACGCAGTCGACGAATCCTGGAAAAGTCACCTCTTCCCTGGATGGTATCGAGCGGGTTAAAAAATtatgctcagcagcatactcatTCATACAAATGCACTAGGTGATGCAGCAGCTCTGAACACCTTAGACAAAAGTGGCACTAATTGCAAATATTGCTTTCTGCTCCCAGTCACATACAGTGAAATTGATGCAACGCAGGGAACCTAAATACTGTGGCAAGATCGGCAAAAATCCAATGAGGCAACACAAGAAACCAGAGTCTAATTTGTTTTTTCATGCATATGAGAGAGTTCCTCACAACTATTGACCAAAATCCAAACGGACCTCTCTTCTTTGCCCTCCAAAGGATTTTTCGGGTCAGGGTCCTTATTGAGAGTCTTGCAACCTTTTAGACCTTTCACAGAAACGCCAGTTATGGAAGCCTGTTGTAAACCAAATATGTGAACACCAACTACATGGTATTTCAGAAAGGGAAGGTTTGAGGAAGCTAAAACTCACACTGAAATAAGTGTGGAGGGCTGAGTTGAATGAGAAAGGCTTGTCATCTGTATTTATTATTGCTAGAGTTGTTGACAAGCTTTTAGAGTGCAGGGAAACCTGCACATATTTTTAAATACACTCAAACCCGTATGCTGCAGAGCACAAGGATACCACTTCTGTGGTCAATAATATGAATAAGATTATGAATGTATGGACAGAAACCATCAAAGCACATAGTACACTGGCAGAGGTTAACCTTGTACAGTGCATGGAAGCTGAAATCCCACATAGAACGGCTATAAGTGTCATCTTTCAGTTCCAAAGTTACAGCTGGATCTCCTTCTGTGACTTCTGAATCTGTGATAGACCAATTCACATTCCGTGCAAACCCATGCTATCAAAGTAAAATTAGCCTTGGTAAGTACGAATAGTATAGTACACCGAATATGTGTTTCATTGCCGTGTAGAGGATTATGAAATGTGATAACATTATGCTACATAGTTGTATCATGGGTATAACCACATCGATAGTGGTACTATGATTCATCAAACCTAGTAGAAGTGATGGAATTTTTAAGATAAATTTTGAAGGCTAACTTGGGGTCCATTTCTTGATTTGCCAATATATGTTCTATATTTAACTGTGGTGTCTGCAGAAGTTTATCATTAACTTTTTGGGACCAAATATCCACCAAGACTAATGCTTCATGCCATATTTATATTTACTGTTCACATGGGTTACAACAAAAAACTGTTTCACAAACCTGCTGCATGGGACCTGGGCCAAACTGGGGGAAACAATGTGGAATTCCACcgctgttttttttaaaaaaaagtatGTAGTTAGCATGCTGTATTGGATAAACACCTGATGTTCTATGGCATATGGTTTGAAACTAACCTGATGGGTTTCTGTCCATTAAACACAGCATCTGGTCGAACAAAGAGCAGGTCCTTGCCATTAGGGACTTTGAAAGAAGTAACACACGCTCCAAACAGATAAATCTCAGCCTCGCTTCATGCATAAAATGATTACACATTTAGTTGGCAGTAAAATGAAAAACAAGTGAGAGTTAAAGATAGTACTCCATCAATTCCTTTTTATAGGGCATATTAGGATTTGAAAAGACCAAACTAAATAGATTTAGTCCAATTATATGCAGCTATACGGTAATAAAGTAACATCActagattatatatatatatgacactAGTTTTGTAGAAATTTATACTGCAAGAGAAATAAGCGCCAAAGTATTTTTTCCAAAGTGCTTTAATTCAAAGTCTAATTTGCCCTATAAAAGAAGAGCACTCTAAAAAGAAACATGGGGGCATGGGGGAGGACGGGAGGGGGTGTACAATATTTTTCGCGCAGCAAAAGAGATACAGGATAAGTTTCTGAATGCAAATGTACCACCAAGGTAAGGTTAGGAGGCTGCCAAACACAGATACCATACCACAGGAATGCATCTGATAGATACTATTTAAAAATCATAATATCTACTGGGTAAACCAGCGAAGAAAACCATGCATAATTAGTCAAACTCTTGTTATATTTCCCCTGATCTAGTATTGTGAGTTGTGAGGCATGTTGCATATGCAGTTGATGCAACCTAATGATCCCCTCGTCTTACCCAAACCTCGGAGTCAAGTTCCCATCTTTCCAAACTCACCTCCTAAACCAAGCGTACACAGTCCCTAATCGCATACAGATTAGGCACGCAGGTTGATCGCCTGATGTGATTCCCAGGAAAAAGATGAAATGAAAAGAAGTACCTCCCGTGCGGGGATTTGAGGTCGATTTTCGGCAGCCCGCCATTGCCCTCCGACACCGCCACACCGGGCGCATACACCTTCTGCCCAACGCTGGCCATGGCCACCACACCAGAGCGCCTGCGATCAAGAACGACGAAGTCGAACCGACCAAGAATCGTCCGATCTTATCCACACACACGGATCGAGCCGGATAAATTCAGATTAGCAGCGGTTGTAGTAATGGTACCTGAATCGGCGGGGTGAACTGGAGGAGGAAACGAAGGAAAGTGGAGGGAGTGTGGAGGCGCAAGAAGCCGCCATTTCTGTATGGCCCCAAGGTGAAGTGGCTGCTTCAACAATTGCTCCCCTTCCTCGGAGAAGCTGAGACTTCGGTGGTGTTTACCGCTATGCCTTAGTTTTAGAGCTGGAAAATGGACCGGATCTTCTGAGCTATAGTGATGCGTGCTGTGATGTTTTATGTGTGCACCATGTCCCTGCCCTAGTCGTAGCGAATAAATACCGTAAGATCCTTAAATACCCTAAGTTAGACTGTTTTAAATTTAACGAACTCTATAGAAAATGCAATAATATATATTATCACATCAAAGTTGTATCACACATATTTTTATAACATACTTATTTGGCGTCGTAGTTGTTGTTAGCTTTTCATATAATAAAGTTGATCAAATTTAAAGTAGTCTGACTTAGGATGATTGTAAAACTGTTTTTTTTCGAAATAGAGGTGTATCATCGATATAAGTATGTTTGAATTTATCTTAGGTCACACTTTTAATTTTGAATTATAAATTGCTATAAGATCCCTTCTTCCTATGTTCAATGATTTGCATAATTAGACTCTTTAATACTAAAATGATTCCTTATATATACAACCGTGTGCTTCCATAACTAGAGAAAGCTCTGGTCCAACGGTGTCATCCAGTTCAGCCGCACCAggtccggacgtctataaaaaCACTCTAGACTGCCAGGGATTAGATTTTTAGCGGCAGCGATTCCCTCCGAGGTGGGTGAGTGGCGGCGACGCTACTGAAGCGGGGGGACGAGCGGCGCCGGTTCCTCGGGGCGGGCAAGCGACGGCGACCCCAAGGGCGAGTGACGACAGGGCCTCGGGGCCTCGGGACGACGACCCCGACAAGTGAGTGTCGGTGGCTCCCCATGAGGCGCGGTCGTCTCCGGCGACGGTTGCCACACTAGGCATGGGTGCCTCTGGCGGTCTGCACGGCGGTTCAAGCGTCATTCGTTGACCAACTCCTTCGATCCGGTGGCCTCGGTGACGTCCTCCCTCGATCCTTTATTTATGCATATGGTTGTTGGTTGAGCTCATACTAGGGTTTTCTTAATTAATTATGATgtatggtgtaggtatttatgcaattttcTATGACGATTTATGCTTTACGTGATATCAGCTATCCAATTTTTGTGTTTATGGCATTTATGGACATCATAGATCACGAGATTCCTTTTTGATCTACACGCGAAAAATATGGCATGTGTTTCATTGGTGGGTGCACTCTAGGTTTGAGTGTAAAATCTTCAGTTTTTGAGCTTAAAAATCTTTAGTTTTGACCGTAAAAATCGAGCCAATGTGAGAAATATTGATAACTATGTTGTGTTGTATTTATAATCGTACAAATCATCAAATTCGAGCGTAAAAATAGTAGATATAGCATAAATGTTATTACATAAAATACCAAGGCACGTGAGAAACGTCATATCCATCATCATAAAATCCTCAAATGGAATGCATAAAATATTGCAATGCTCGGCATAAAAAATAATCATGGAAGACATAACACATGGATTAGATGAGGTCGTCGTTGGAGGATGCTCCAAAGCCGTCGGATCAGAGGATGtcgtcgctggaggatgcctgaggcgcgctggatcggaggatgtcacgtgGATGGCGAACCTCTTCATGGACGATCCACGCTATTGTGGTGCACATCCGGTTCGTCGGAGCTCGAGGAGTAGTTGGAGGTAGGAGGATGTCATTGTCGCGCCACATCAGGGAGGTCATCGCTGCCGTGCGTGCCTCGAGGAGCCGCCACCACATCGCACGCACCTCCCGGGGCCACGACCGCCGCTCGCGTCTTCGGGGATGTCGTCGCCGCTCACACCTCAGAGGGCGTTGTCGCTCGTGCGTCAAGGTGGGGCATAAAAAATGAACCCTAGCGGCCTGTGATCTTTTTTATAGATGCTCGGGACCTGGTGCGGCTGAACCGGTTGGCAACATTGGCTAGAGCTTCCCCTTCTATTGGAAGCACATGACTcgtaatatacaatatatatatatatatatatatatatatatatatatatatatatatatatatatatatatatatatatatatattgattacATAAAGTTGAGAGCCCTACACATCCATAAAGTATAATGCCGAAATGTTAAATCTTTTTAAAACTAACACAAGCTTATATTATTTTCTCAACCAGAGAAGAGTAAAAATGTATTATCGACACATAATGATGTGATAAGGGAGTTACATCGAGGACCCAATGAGGCTTAGGTTTATGCCTTTATTGTCGTGTTAATCCACACCATAGTACATTTATTTAGGCTAAAATCAGAAAATCACTCCAAAACTTATAGCAATTTCCAATTATCTTTTTTACAcaataagggctagtttggaaacatcGTTTTCCCAAGGGAACCAGTattctcaaactagccctaacAAATACATCTTTACGTTGCAACGCATGCCTAAACACAA contains these protein-coding regions:
- the LOC100273735 gene encoding Putative glucose-6-phosphate 1-epimerase, producing MAASCASTLPPLSFVSSSSSPRRFRRSGVVAMASVGQKVYAPGVAVSEGNGGLPKIDLKSPHGSEAEIYLFGACVTSFKVPNGKDLLFVRPDAVFNGQKPISGGIPHCFPQFGPGPMQQHGFARNVNWSITDSEVTEGDPAVTLELKDDTYSRSMWDFSFHALYKVSLHSKSLSTTLAIINTDDKPFSFNSALHTYFSASITGVSVKGLKGCKTLNKDPDPKNPLEGKEEREEVTFPGFVDCVYLGAPSELILDNGLGDKIAIANSNWSDAVLWNPHLQMEACYKDFVCVENAKIEMVQLEPKQSWVAEQKIELV